The Synchiropus splendidus isolate RoL2022-P1 chromosome 1, RoL_Sspl_1.0, whole genome shotgun sequence genome includes a window with the following:
- the tvp23b gene encoding Golgi apparatus membrane protein TVP23 homolog B: MLTDTNDEEVALFDAEEDAGTKSKSKIKHPVASFFHLFFRVVALIVYLLCGFYSTSSMACMVTIILLLSCDFWTVKNITGRLMVGLRWWNQVDDDGRSHWVFESRKGTGQIQTSDSESRIFWLGLIVFPVLWVIFSFTALIYLNIKWLPVVIMGVVLQGANLYGYIRCKVGGKTSLKNMATDYLGRQFLKQTLSKEEGS; encoded by the exons ATGTTAACA GACACCAATGATGAAGAAGTGGCGCTTTTTGATGCGGAGGAAGATGCTGGGACAAAGTCCAAGTCTAAGATCAA ACATCCAGTGGCATCCTTCTTCCACCTGTTTTTTCGAGTGGTAGCTCTCATTGTCTACCTACTCTGCGGCTTCTACAGCACCAGCTCAATGGCCTGCATGGTCACGATCATCCTCCTGCTGTCCTGTGACTTCTGGACTGTTAAG AACATCACAGGTCGCCTGATGGTGGGGTTGCGTTGGTGGAACCAGGTGGATGACGATGGACGAAGCCACTGGGTCTTTGAGTCACGGAAG GGAACAGGGCAGATTCAGACGTCGGACTCAGAGTCTCGAATCTTCTGGTTGGGGCTGATCGTGTTTCCAGTCCTCTGGGTCATTTTTTCCTTTACTGCTCTCATCTATTTGAATATTAAATGGCTG cCGGTGGTCATCATGGGTGTGGTACTTCAGGGGGCAAATCTGTATGGCTACATTCGCTGTAAAGTCGGTGGGAAAACCAGTTTGAAGAACATGGCCACTGACTACTTGGGGCGGCAGTTTCTTAAGCAG ACGCTGTCCAAAGAAGAGGGATCGTAG